A stretch of Zootoca vivipara chromosome 13, rZooViv1.1, whole genome shotgun sequence DNA encodes these proteins:
- the LOC132593071 gene encoding calpain-5-like translates to MAGSTYINSRSVLLRVEVPGGRYALLPTTFDPGQSSAFLLRIYSERPARLRAINRNDPPPPRCSCCSGSHQLITSVWVHRAVGLALPNSSKAPDVYVKLCAEGQAVRSCLHKATSSPDFNFKAVFCRRRPRKPIRIEVWARRFLRSTRLGYVKVLAAETPPDAGSGQVLRLQGGPPACPPGSILVETSTSSDLLAL, encoded by the exons ATGGCTGGCTCCACCTACATCAACTCCCGCAGTGTCCTGCTCCGGGTGGAGGTGCCCGGGGGTCGCTACGCCCTCCTGCCCACGACCTTTGACCCCGGCCAGAGCAGCGCCTTCCTCCTGCGGATCTACAGCGAGCGCCCAGCCAGGCTGCG gGCCATCAACCGCAATGACCCCCCacctccacgctgcagctgctgctccggaTCCCACCAGCTCATCACCTCCGTCTGGGTTCATCGGGCCGTGGGGCTGGCGCTCCCCAACTCCAGCAAAG ccccAGATGTCTACGTGAAGCTCTGCGCCGAAGGGCAGGCGGTGCGATCCTGCCTCCACAAGGCCACCTCCAGCCCCGACTTCAACTTCAAGGCCGTCTTCTGCCGCCGGCGCCCGCGGAAGCCCATCCGCATcgag GTGTGGGCCAGGCGGTTCCTGCGCAGCACCCGGCTGGGGTACGTCAAAGTCTTGGCTGCGGAGACGCCCCCAGACGCTGGCAGCGGGCAGGTGCTGCGGCTGCAAGGGGGACCCCCTGCCTGCCCTCCGGGCTCCATCCTCGTGGAGACCTCCACCAGCTCAGACCTCCTGGCTCTGTGA
- the LOC132593069 gene encoding zinc finger protein 883-like isoform X1: MGLLWGRGCPICASPGAGEYLGQENPCRASEAPFASSSLPGPCSLFWLLDSPARMKETDSAKLARMEGGRWTVDLVRLPPASLPAASEHSLPGASKEGDSTTLLDGDELERKNKGEGKNRIHIAEKSYKYSECGENIRQSSRSTSHQRKSFVQRDSLTSHKRAQSREKLYQCLECGKSFSRKYSLTSHQRIHTGEKPYRCLECGKSFSRKYSLTSHQRIHTGEKPYHCLDCGKSFHHSSTLTFHQRIHTGEKPYQCFECGKSFSQSSRLSSHKKTHTGEKPYQCFECGKSFCLSGDLTSHQRIHTRQKPFQCFECGKSFGYKNALTTHQRIHTGEKPYPCLECGKSFRQSGGLTSHQRIHTGEKPYQCLECGKSFSQNAHFTSHQRIHTGEKTYQCSDCGKCFRQKENLTSHQRIHTGQKPYQCFECGKSFTDSSSLTSHQRIHTGEKPYQCFECGKSFTDSSSLTSHLRIHTGEKPYQCFECGKSFTNSSHLTSHQRIHTGGKPYQCSDCGKCFRQKGNLTSHQRIHTGEKPYQCFQCGKNFTNSSNLTSHQRIHTGGKPYQCSDCGKCFRQKENLTSHQRIHTGEKPYQCFECGKSFRKSSHLTSHQRIHTEEKQKTKSNIAKNTIV, encoded by the exons ATGGGGCTTCTGTGGGGAAGgggctgccccatttgtgcttctccaggggcaggagaatatctagggcaggagaatccctgcagggcctctgaggctccctttgcttcttcctctctcccaggaccctgcagcttgttttggctcctcGACTCCCCAGCAAGGATGAAAGAGACGGATTCTGCAAAGctagcgaggatggaagggggaaggtggaCGGTGGACCTGGTCAGGttgcctcctgcatccctccccgcAGCCTCTGAGCATTCCCTCCCTggggcctccaaagaaggagactccaccacactccttg atggtgatgaattggaaaggaagaacaagggggaagggaagaacagaATCCACATAGCGGAGAAGTCAtataaatattcagagtgtggagagaacatccgtcAGAGCTCCCGGTCCACCTCCCATCAAAGAAAGAGCTTCGTTCAGAGGGATAGCCTCACTTCACACAAAAGAGCACAGAGTAGGGAGAAAttgtatcagtgcttggaatgtgggaagagcttcagtcggaaatATAGTCTCACttcgcatcaaagaattcatacaggggagaaaccctatcggtgcttggaatgtggaaaaagtttCAGTCGGAAATATAGTCTCACttcgcatcaaagaattcatacaggggagaaaccctatcactgcttagactgtggaaagagcttccatcACAGCTCCactctcactttccatcaaagaattcatacaggggagaaaccctatcagtgcttcgaatgtggaaagagcttcagtcagagctccagaCTCAGTTCTCATAAaaaaactcatacaggggagaaaccctatcagtgctttgaatgtggaaagagcttttgtctgagtggtgatctcacttcccatcagagaattcatacacggcagaaaccctttcagtgcttcgaatgtggaaaaagcttcggTTATAAGAACGCTCTcactacccatcaaagaattcatacaggggagaagccatatccgtgcttggaatgtggaaagagctttcgtcagaGTGgtggtctcacttcccatcaaagaattcatacaggggaaaaaccatatcagtgcttggaatgtggaaagagcttcagtcaaaacgcccatttcacttcccatcaaagaattcatacaggggagaaaacCTATCAGTGCTCAGACTGTGGAAAATGCTTCCGTCAGAAGgaaaatctcacttcccatcaaagaattcatacagggcagaaaccctatcagtgcttcgaatgtggaaagagctttactgatagctcctctctcacttcccatcaaagaattcatacaggggaaaaaccctatcagtgcttcgaatgtggaaagagctttactgatagctcctctctcacttcccatctaagaattcatacaggggaaaaaccctatcagtgctttgaatgtggaaagagcttcactaatagctcccatctcacttcccatcaaagaattcatacagggggaaaaccctatcagtgctcagACTGTGGAAAATGCTTTCGTCAGAAGggaaatctcacttcccatcaaagaattcatacaggggaaaaaccctatcagtgctttcaatgtggaaagaacttcactaatagctccaatctcacttcccatcaaagaattcatacagggggaaaaccctatcagtgctcagACTGTGGAAAATGCTTCCGTCAGAAGgaaaatctcacttcccatcaaagaattcatacaggggagaaaccctatcagtgcttcgaatgtggaaagagcttcaggaaaagctcccatctcacttcccatcaaagaattcatacagaggaaaaacaaaaaaccaaaagtaATATAGCAAAAAACACAATTGTAtag
- the LOC132593069 gene encoding zinc finger protein 883-like isoform X2, translating into MANSGPCSLFWLLDSPARMKETDSAKLARMEGGRWTVDLVRLPPASLPAASEHSLPGASKEGDSTTLLDGDELERKNKGEGKNRIHIAEKSYKYSECGENIRQSSRSTSHQRKSFVQRDSLTSHKRAQSREKLYQCLECGKSFSRKYSLTSHQRIHTGEKPYRCLECGKSFSRKYSLTSHQRIHTGEKPYHCLDCGKSFHHSSTLTFHQRIHTGEKPYQCFECGKSFSQSSRLSSHKKTHTGEKPYQCFECGKSFCLSGDLTSHQRIHTRQKPFQCFECGKSFGYKNALTTHQRIHTGEKPYPCLECGKSFRQSGGLTSHQRIHTGEKPYQCLECGKSFSQNAHFTSHQRIHTGEKTYQCSDCGKCFRQKENLTSHQRIHTGQKPYQCFECGKSFTDSSSLTSHQRIHTGEKPYQCFECGKSFTDSSSLTSHLRIHTGEKPYQCFECGKSFTNSSHLTSHQRIHTGGKPYQCSDCGKCFRQKGNLTSHQRIHTGEKPYQCFQCGKNFTNSSNLTSHQRIHTGGKPYQCSDCGKCFRQKENLTSHQRIHTGEKPYQCFECGKSFRKSSHLTSHQRIHTEEKQKTKSNIAKNTIV; encoded by the exons ATGGCGAATTCTG gaccctgcagcttgttttggctcctcGACTCCCCAGCAAGGATGAAAGAGACGGATTCTGCAAAGctagcgaggatggaagggggaaggtggaCGGTGGACCTGGTCAGGttgcctcctgcatccctccccgcAGCCTCTGAGCATTCCCTCCCTggggcctccaaagaaggagactccaccacactccttg atggtgatgaattggaaaggaagaacaagggggaagggaagaacagaATCCACATAGCGGAGAAGTCAtataaatattcagagtgtggagagaacatccgtcAGAGCTCCCGGTCCACCTCCCATCAAAGAAAGAGCTTCGTTCAGAGGGATAGCCTCACTTCACACAAAAGAGCACAGAGTAGGGAGAAAttgtatcagtgcttggaatgtgggaagagcttcagtcggaaatATAGTCTCACttcgcatcaaagaattcatacaggggagaaaccctatcggtgcttggaatgtggaaaaagtttCAGTCGGAAATATAGTCTCACttcgcatcaaagaattcatacaggggagaaaccctatcactgcttagactgtggaaagagcttccatcACAGCTCCactctcactttccatcaaagaattcatacaggggagaaaccctatcagtgcttcgaatgtggaaagagcttcagtcagagctccagaCTCAGTTCTCATAAaaaaactcatacaggggagaaaccctatcagtgctttgaatgtggaaagagcttttgtctgagtggtgatctcacttcccatcagagaattcatacacggcagaaaccctttcagtgcttcgaatgtggaaaaagcttcggTTATAAGAACGCTCTcactacccatcaaagaattcatacaggggagaagccatatccgtgcttggaatgtggaaagagctttcgtcagaGTGgtggtctcacttcccatcaaagaattcatacaggggaaaaaccatatcagtgcttggaatgtggaaagagcttcagtcaaaacgcccatttcacttcccatcaaagaattcatacaggggagaaaacCTATCAGTGCTCAGACTGTGGAAAATGCTTCCGTCAGAAGgaaaatctcacttcccatcaaagaattcatacagggcagaaaccctatcagtgcttcgaatgtggaaagagctttactgatagctcctctctcacttcccatcaaagaattcatacaggggaaaaaccctatcagtgcttcgaatgtggaaagagctttactgatagctcctctctcacttcccatctaagaattcatacaggggaaaaaccctatcagtgctttgaatgtggaaagagcttcactaatagctcccatctcacttcccatcaaagaattcatacagggggaaaaccctatcagtgctcagACTGTGGAAAATGCTTTCGTCAGAAGggaaatctcacttcccatcaaagaattcatacaggggaaaaaccctatcagtgctttcaatgtggaaagaacttcactaatagctccaatctcacttcccatcaaagaattcatacagggggaaaaccctatcagtgctcagACTGTGGAAAATGCTTCCGTCAGAAGgaaaatctcacttcccatcaaagaattcatacaggggagaaaccctatcagtgcttcgaatgtggaaagagcttcaggaaaagctcccatctcacttcccatcaaagaattcatacagaggaaaaacaaaaaaccaaaagtaATATAGCAAAAAACACAATTGTAtag
- the LOC132593069 gene encoding zinc finger protein 721-like isoform X10, with translation MGLLWGRGCPICASPGAGEYLGQENPCRASEAPFASSSLPGPCSLFWLLDSPGRMKETDSAKLARMEGGRWTVDLVRLPPASLPAASEHSLPGASKEGDSTTLLDGDELERKNKGEGKNRIHIAEKSYKYSECGENIRQSSRSTSHQRKSFVQRDSLTSHKRAQSREKLYQCLECGKSFNRKYSLTSHQRIHTGEKPYRCLECGKSFSRKYSLTSHQRIHTGEKPYHCLDCGKSFHHSSTLTFHQRIHTGEKPYQCFECGKSFCLSGDLTSHQRIHTRQKPFQCFECGKSFGYKNALTSHQRIHTGEKPYPCLECGKSFRQSGGLTSHQRIHTGEKPYQCLECGKSFSQNAHFTSHQRIHTGEKPYQCSDCGKSFSQSSSLTSHQRIHTGQKPYQCFECGKSFTNSSSLTSHQRIHTGQKPYQCFECGKSFRKSSHLTSHQRIHTGEKPYQCSDCGKCFRQKEILTSHQRIHTGQKPYQCFECGKSFTNSSNLTSHQRIHTGEKPYQCSDCGKCFRQKENLTSHQRIHTGQKPYQCFECGKSFRKSSHLTSHQRIHTEEKPYKYSECGENIRQSSRLTSHKRAQSREKLYQCLECGKSFSRKYSLTSHQRIHTGEKPYRCLECGKSFSRKYSLTSHQRIHTGEKPYHCLDCGKSFHHSSTLTFHQRIHTGEKPYQCFECGKSFSQSSRLSSHKKTHTGEKPYQCFECGKSFCLSGDLTSHQRIHTRQKPFQCFECGKSFGYKNALTTHQRIHTGEKPYPCLECGKSFRQSGGLTSHQRIHTGEKPYQCLECGKSFSQNAHFTSHQRIHTGEKTYQCSDCGKCFRQKENLTSHQRIHTGQKPYQCFECGKSFTDSSSLTSHQRIHTGEKPYQCFECGKSFTDSSSLTSHLRIHTGEKPYQCFECGKSFTNSSHLTSHQRIHTGGKPYQCSDCGKCFRQKGNLTSHQRIHTGEKPYQCFQCGKNFTNSSNLTSHQRIHTGGKPYQCSDCGKCFRQKENLTSHQRIHTGEKPYQCFECGKSFRKSSHLTSHQRIHTEEKQKTKSNIAKNTIV, from the exons atggtgatgaattggaaaggaagaacaagggggaagggaagaacagaATCCACATAGCAGAGAAGTCAtataaatattcagagtgtggagagaacatccgtcAGAGCTCCCGGTCCACCTCCCATCAAAGAAAGAGCTTCGTTCAGAGGGATAGCCTCACTTCACACAAAAGAGCACAGAGTAGGGAGAAAttgtatcagtgcttggaatgtgggaagagcttcaatcgGAAATATAGTCTCACttcgcatcaaagaattcatacaggggagaaaccctatcggtgcttggaatgtggaaaaagcttcagtcggAAATATAGTCTCACttcgcatcaaagaattcatacaggggagaaaccctatcactgcttagactgtggaaagagcttccatcACAGCTCCactctcactttccatcaaagaattcatacaggggagaaaccctatcagtgctttgaatgtggaaagagcttttgtctgagtggtgatctcacttcccatcagagaattcatacacggcagaaaccctttcagtgcttcgaatgtggaaaaagcttcggTTATAAGAACGCTCTCacatcccatcaaagaattcatacaggggagaagccatatccgtgcttggaatgtggaaagagctttcgtcagaGTGgtggtctcacttcccatcaaagaattcatacaggggaaaaaccatatcagtgcttggaatgtggaaagagcttcagtcaaaacgcccatttcacttcccatcaaagaattcatacaggggagaaaccctatcagtgctcagactgtggaaagagcttcagtcagagttcttctctcacttcccatcaaagaattcatacagggcagaaaccctatcagtgcttcgaatgtggaaagagcttcactaatagctcctctctcacttcccatcaaagaattcatacagggcagaaaccctatcagtgcttcgaatgtggaaagagcttcaggaaaagctcccatctcacttcccatcaaagaattcatacaggggaaaaaccctatcagtgctcagACTGTGGAAAATGCTTCCGTCAGAAGGAaattctcacttcccatcaaagaattcatacagggcagaaaccctatcagtgcttcgaatgtggaaagagcttcactaatagctccaatctcacttcccatcaaagaattcatacaggggaaaaaccctatcagtgctcagACTGTGGAAAATGCTTCCGTCAGAAGgaaaatctcacttcccatcaaagaattcatacagggcagaaaccctatcagtgcttcgaatgtggaaagagcttcaggaaaagctcccatctcacttcccatcaaagaattcatacagaggaaaaac CAtataaatattcagagtgtggagagaacatccgtcAGAGCTCCCG CCTCACTTCACACAAAAGAGCACAGAGTAGGGAGAAAttgtatcagtgcttggaatgtgggaagagcttcagtcggaaatATAGTCTCACttcgcatcaaagaattcatacaggggagaaaccctatcggtgcttggaatgtggaaaaagtttCAGTCGGAAATATAGTCTCACttcgcatcaaagaattcatacaggggagaaaccctatcactgcttagactgtggaaagagcttccatcACAGCTCCactctcactttccatcaaagaattcatacaggggagaaaccctatcagtgcttcgaatgtggaaagagcttcagtcagagctccagaCTCAGTTCTCATAAaaaaactcatacaggggagaaaccctatcagtgctttgaatgtggaaagagcttttgtctgagtggtgatctcacttcccatcagagaattcatacacggcagaaaccctttcagtgcttcgaatgtggaaaaagcttcggTTATAAGAACGCTCTcactacccatcaaagaattcatacaggggagaagccatatccgtgcttggaatgtggaaagagctttcgtcagaGTGgtggtctcacttcccatcaaagaattcatacaggggaaaaaccatatcagtgcttggaatgtggaaagagcttcagtcaaaacgcccatttcacttcccatcaaagaattcatacaggggagaaaacCTATCAGTGCTCAGACTGTGGAAAATGCTTCCGTCAGAAGgaaaatctcacttcccatcaaagaattcatacagggcagaaaccctatcagtgcttcgaatgtggaaagagctttactgatagctcctctctcacttcccatcaaagaattcatacaggggaaaaaccctatcagtgcttcgaatgtggaaagagctttactgatagctcctctctcacttcccatctaagaattcatacaggggaaaaaccctatcagtgctttgaatgtggaaagagcttcactaatagctcccatctcacttcccatcaaagaattcatacagggggaaaaccctatcagtgctcagACTGTGGAAAATGCTTTCGTCAGAAGggaaatctcacttcccatcaaagaattcatacaggggaaaaaccctatcagtgctttcaatgtggaaagaacttcactaatagctccaatctcacttcccatcaaagaattcatacagggggaaaaccctatcagtgctcagACTGTGGAAAATGCTTCCGTCAGAAGgaaaatctcacttcccatcaaagaattcatacaggggagaaaccctatcagtgcttcgaatgtggaaagagcttcaggaaaagctcccatctcacttcccatcaaagaattcatacagaggaaaaacaaaaaaccaaaagtaATATAGCAAAAAACACAATTGTAtag
- the LOC132593069 gene encoding zinc finger protein 883-like isoform X4, with product MKETDSAKLARMEGGRWTVDLVRLPPASLPAASEHSLPGASKEGDSTTLLDGDELERKNKGEGKNRIHIAEKSYKYSECGENIRQSSRSTSHQRKSFVQRDSLTSHKRAQSREKLYQCLECGKSFSRKYSLTSHQRIHTGEKPYRCLECGKSFSRKYSLTSHQRIHTGEKPYHCLDCGKSFHHSSTLTFHQRIHTGEKPYQCFECGKSFSQSSRLSSHKKTHTGEKPYQCFECGKSFCLSGDLTSHQRIHTRQKPFQCFECGKSFGYKNALTTHQRIHTGEKPYPCLECGKSFRQSGGLTSHQRIHTGEKPYQCLECGKSFSQNAHFTSHQRIHTGEKTYQCSDCGKCFRQKENLTSHQRIHTGQKPYQCFECGKSFTDSSSLTSHQRIHTGEKPYQCFECGKSFTDSSSLTSHLRIHTGEKPYQCFECGKSFTNSSHLTSHQRIHTGGKPYQCSDCGKCFRQKGNLTSHQRIHTGEKPYQCFQCGKNFTNSSNLTSHQRIHTGGKPYQCSDCGKCFRQKENLTSHQRIHTGEKPYQCFECGKSFRKSSHLTSHQRIHTEEKQKTKSNIAKNTIV from the exons ATGAAAGAGACGGATTCTGCAAAGctagcgaggatggaagggggaaggtggaCGGTGGACCTGGTCAGGttgcctcctgcatccctccccgcAGCCTCTGAGCATTCCCTCCCTggggcctccaaagaaggagactccaccacactccttg atggtgatgaattggaaaggaagaacaagggggaagggaagaacagaATCCACATAGCGGAGAAGTCAtataaatattcagagtgtggagagaacatccgtcAGAGCTCCCGGTCCACCTCCCATCAAAGAAAGAGCTTCGTTCAGAGGGATAGCCTCACTTCACACAAAAGAGCACAGAGTAGGGAGAAAttgtatcagtgcttggaatgtgggaagagcttcagtcggaaatATAGTCTCACttcgcatcaaagaattcatacaggggagaaaccctatcggtgcttggaatgtggaaaaagtttCAGTCGGAAATATAGTCTCACttcgcatcaaagaattcatacaggggagaaaccctatcactgcttagactgtggaaagagcttccatcACAGCTCCactctcactttccatcaaagaattcatacaggggagaaaccctatcagtgcttcgaatgtggaaagagcttcagtcagagctccagaCTCAGTTCTCATAAaaaaactcatacaggggagaaaccctatcagtgctttgaatgtggaaagagcttttgtctgagtggtgatctcacttcccatcagagaattcatacacggcagaaaccctttcagtgcttcgaatgtggaaaaagcttcggTTATAAGAACGCTCTcactacccatcaaagaattcatacaggggagaagccatatccgtgcttggaatgtggaaagagctttcgtcagaGTGgtggtctcacttcccatcaaagaattcatacaggggaaaaaccatatcagtgcttggaatgtggaaagagcttcagtcaaaacgcccatttcacttcccatcaaagaattcatacaggggagaaaacCTATCAGTGCTCAGACTGTGGAAAATGCTTCCGTCAGAAGgaaaatctcacttcccatcaaagaattcatacagggcagaaaccctatcagtgcttcgaatgtggaaagagctttactgatagctcctctctcacttcccatcaaagaattcatacaggggaaaaaccctatcagtgcttcgaatgtggaaagagctttactgatagctcctctctcacttcccatctaagaattcatacaggggaaaaaccctatcagtgctttgaatgtggaaagagcttcactaatagctcccatctcacttcccatcaaagaattcatacagggggaaaaccctatcagtgctcagACTGTGGAAAATGCTTTCGTCAGAAGggaaatctcacttcccatcaaagaattcatacaggggaaaaaccctatcagtgctttcaatgtggaaagaacttcactaatagctccaatctcacttcccatcaaagaattcatacagggggaaaaccctatcagtgctcagACTGTGGAAAATGCTTCCGTCAGAAGgaaaatctcacttcccatcaaagaattcatacaggggagaaaccctatcagtgcttcgaatgtggaaagagcttcaggaaaagctcccatctcacttcccatcaaagaattcatacagaggaaaaacaaaaaaccaaaagtaATATAGCAAAAAACACAATTGTAtag
- the LOC132593069 gene encoding zinc finger protein OZF-like isoform X6, translated as MDPLSKTPDGDELERKNKGEGKNRIHIAEKSYKYSECGENIRQSSRSTSHQRKSFVQRDSLTSHKRAQSREKLYQCLECGKSFSRKYSLTSHQRIHTGEKPYRCLECGKSFSRKYSLTSHQRIHTGEKPYHCLDCGKSFHHSSTLTFHQRIHTGEKPYQCFECGKSFSQSSRLSSHKKTHTGEKPYQCFECGKSFCLSGDLTSHQRIHTRQKPFQCFECGKSFGYKNALTTHQRIHTGEKPYPCLECGKSFRQSGGLTSHQRIHTGEKPYQCLECGKSFSQNAHFTSHQRIHTGEKTYQCSDCGKCFRQKENLTSHQRIHTGQKPYQCFECGKSFTDSSSLTSHQRIHTGEKPYQCFECGKSFTDSSSLTSHLRIHTGEKPYQCFECGKSFTNSSHLTSHQRIHTGGKPYQCSDCGKCFRQKGNLTSHQRIHTGEKPYQCFQCGKNFTNSSNLTSHQRIHTGGKPYQCSDCGKCFRQKENLTSHQRIHTGEKPYQCFECGKSFRKSSHLTSHQRIHTEEKQKTKSNIAKNTIV; from the exons atgGACCCTCTCAGTAAAACTCCCG atggtgatgaattggaaaggaagaacaagggggaagggaagaacagaATCCACATAGCGGAGAAGTCAtataaatattcagagtgtggagagaacatccgtcAGAGCTCCCGGTCCACCTCCCATCAAAGAAAGAGCTTCGTTCAGAGGGATAGCCTCACTTCACACAAAAGAGCACAGAGTAGGGAGAAAttgtatcagtgcttggaatgtgggaagagcttcagtcggaaatATAGTCTCACttcgcatcaaagaattcatacaggggagaaaccctatcggtgcttggaatgtggaaaaagtttCAGTCGGAAATATAGTCTCACttcgcatcaaagaattcatacaggggagaaaccctatcactgcttagactgtggaaagagcttccatcACAGCTCCactctcactttccatcaaagaattcatacaggggagaaaccctatcagtgcttcgaatgtggaaagagcttcagtcagagctccagaCTCAGTTCTCATAAaaaaactcatacaggggagaaaccctatcagtgctttgaatgtggaaagagcttttgtctgagtggtgatctcacttcccatcagagaattcatacacggcagaaaccctttcagtgcttcgaatgtggaaaaagcttcggTTATAAGAACGCTCTcactacccatcaaagaattcatacaggggagaagccatatccgtgcttggaatgtggaaagagctttcgtcagaGTGgtggtctcacttcccatcaaagaattcatacaggggaaaaaccatatcagtgcttggaatgtggaaagagcttcagtcaaaacgcccatttcacttcccatcaaagaattcatacaggggagaaaacCTATCAGTGCTCAGACTGTGGAAAATGCTTCCGTCAGAAGgaaaatctcacttcccatcaaagaattcatacagggcagaaaccctatcagtgcttcgaatgtggaaagagctttactgatagctcctctctcacttcccatcaaagaattcatacaggggaaaaaccctatcagtgcttcgaatgtggaaagagctttactgatagctcctctctcacttcccatctaagaattcatacaggggaaaaaccctatcagtgctttgaatgtggaaagagcttcactaatagctcccatctcacttcccatcaaagaattcatacagggggaaaaccctatcagtgctcagACTGTGGAAAATGCTTTCGTCAGAAGggaaatctcacttcccatcaaagaattcatacaggggaaaaaccctatcagtgctttcaatgtggaaagaacttcactaatagctccaatctcacttcccatcaaagaattcatacagggggaaaaccctatcagtgctcagACTGTGGAAAATGCTTCCGTCAGAAGgaaaatctcacttcccatcaaagaattcatacaggggagaaaccctatcagtgcttcgaatgtggaaagagcttcaggaaaagctcccatctcacttcccatcaaagaattcatacagaggaaaaacaaaaaaccaaaagtaATATAGCAAAAAACACAATTGTAtag